From the genome of Variovorax sp. RA8, one region includes:
- a CDS encoding GNAT family N-acetyltransferase codes for MSHPDDCAASELVWPARKYLSSYVAALERGWSPNNLWPAAGFEELARIRADPARFLEGMVDRDAKGLPVALPDGTVVPRLPGYRRWIWDGEFCGSISLRWQRGSNALPAYCLGHIGYAVVPWKSGRGHATRALGLMLREARAEGLAYVEITTSPDNLASQRVICANGGVLVEKFIKMPELGGTPEWRYRIDL; via the coding sequence ATGTCTCATCCGGATGACTGCGCGGCGAGCGAACTGGTCTGGCCCGCGCGCAAATATCTTTCCAGCTATGTTGCGGCGCTCGAGCGCGGCTGGTCGCCCAACAACCTGTGGCCCGCGGCCGGGTTCGAGGAGCTGGCGCGGATCCGGGCGGATCCCGCGCGCTTTCTCGAAGGGATGGTCGACCGCGACGCCAAGGGGCTGCCTGTCGCCTTGCCGGACGGCACCGTCGTGCCCCGGCTGCCCGGCTATCGCCGCTGGATCTGGGACGGCGAGTTCTGCGGCAGCATTTCCTTGCGCTGGCAGCGCGGCAGCAACGCCCTGCCTGCCTATTGCCTGGGCCACATCGGCTATGCCGTGGTGCCATGGAAGAGCGGCCGGGGCCATGCCACGCGGGCGCTCGGGCTGATGCTGCGCGAGGCCCGCGCCGAAGGCCTGGCCTATGTCGAGATCACCACCAGTCCCGACAACCTGGCATCGCAGCGGGTGATCTGCGCCAACGGCGGGGTTCTCGTCGAGAAGTTCATCAAGATGCCTGAGCTGGGCGGCACGCCCGAGTGGCGCTACCGCATCGATCTCTGA
- a CDS encoding response regulator: protein MTTSVLIVEDTPEFMRRFSEAVLADPGLALAGVVGTGRAAIAMLDAQPPDVMLVDLGLPDIDGVEVIRHAARHHPQCDVLVVTMFGDDQHVVASIEAGATGYLLKDAGAGRIAASIHELRAGGSPISPSIARRVLARFRISAAPTPPKQPAPREAPPSPLTERETEILRLAAKGLSFETIGELTEISPHTVVAHVKKIYRKLAVHSRGEAVYEASQMGLL from the coding sequence ATGACCACCAGCGTGCTGATCGTCGAAGACACACCCGAGTTCATGCGCCGCTTCTCGGAGGCGGTGCTCGCCGACCCGGGCCTCGCCCTGGCGGGCGTGGTGGGAACCGGGCGCGCGGCGATCGCGATGCTGGACGCCCAGCCGCCCGACGTGATGCTGGTCGACCTGGGCCTGCCCGACATCGACGGCGTGGAGGTGATCCGCCACGCGGCGCGTCACCATCCGCAGTGCGACGTGCTGGTGGTCACCATGTTCGGCGACGACCAGCACGTGGTGGCCTCGATCGAGGCCGGCGCCACCGGCTACCTGCTGAAGGATGCGGGCGCCGGGCGCATCGCCGCCAGCATCCACGAGCTGCGGGCCGGCGGCTCGCCCATCAGCCCCAGCATCGCGCGGCGCGTGCTGGCGCGCTTCCGCATCAGCGCGGCGCCGACGCCGCCCAAGCAGCCCGCGCCCAGGGAGGCGCCGCCTTCGCCGCTGACGGAGCGCGAGACCGAGATCCTGCGGCTGGCCGCCAAGGGCCTGAGCTTCGAGACCATCGGGGAGCTGACCGAGATCTCGCCCCACACCGTGGTGGCGCATGTGAAGAAGATCTACCGCAAGCTCGCCGTGCATTCGCGTGGCGAGGCGGTCTACGAAGCGAGCCAGATGGGGCTTCTGTGA
- a CDS encoding Crp/Fnr family transcriptional regulator yields the protein MRIEGSAELSSALREASWAHGLSEADLVAVEQSVHERRFAAGSVVIRKGEPSDHWIGVVSGMVKVDTMEEDGRSTTFIGVSRGGWLGEGSVLKSELRPYEVVALQESRIAFMPRRTFMWLYETSLSFNHFLISQLNARLGQFISVVERARMGDTSAQVAFGLASLFDPLLNPSAGRKVRISQEELGKLCGLSRQVVSSGLHRLQQVGLIAVEYGQIRVIDISGLNKVAGIAG from the coding sequence ATGCGAATCGAAGGAAGCGCCGAACTCTCAAGTGCACTCCGGGAAGCCAGCTGGGCTCACGGACTCTCAGAGGCCGACCTCGTCGCCGTGGAGCAAAGCGTGCACGAGCGAAGGTTCGCCGCAGGATCGGTCGTGATCCGGAAGGGCGAGCCCTCGGATCACTGGATCGGCGTCGTGAGCGGCATGGTGAAGGTCGACACCATGGAGGAGGACGGGCGAAGCACCACCTTCATCGGGGTGTCGCGCGGCGGGTGGCTCGGGGAGGGTTCGGTCCTCAAGAGCGAGTTGCGCCCCTACGAAGTCGTGGCATTGCAGGAAAGCCGGATCGCCTTCATGCCTCGCAGGACTTTCATGTGGCTTTACGAAACCAGCCTTTCGTTCAACCACTTCCTCATCTCGCAACTGAATGCTCGGCTCGGCCAGTTCATTTCAGTTGTTGAGCGGGCTCGAATGGGCGATACCTCCGCACAGGTCGCCTTCGGGCTCGCCAGCTTGTTCGATCCGCTTCTCAATCCGTCGGCAGGCCGAAAGGTTCGCATTTCGCAGGAAGAGCTTGGCAAGCTGTGTGGGCTCTCGCGTCAGGTCGTCAGCAGTGGACTGCATCGGCTGCAGCAGGTCGGCTTGATCGCTGTCGAGTACGGGCAGATTCGTGTGATCGACATTTCCGGGCTGAACAAGGTTGCCGGAATTGCGGGTTGA
- a CDS encoding CBS domain-containing protein: protein MKPVSELLKRRNSAVWRIEPGATMFDALEALARHEVGALMVMTHDKLVGVISERDYTRKVALQGRNSKEVLVAELMTADVLTVTPSSRTRECMTLMSQKRIRHLPVVDGDRVVGMISIRDLMDDIIADHEETIEQLRNYIQS from the coding sequence ATGAAACCCGTCTCCGAACTGCTCAAGCGCCGCAACTCGGCCGTCTGGCGCATCGAGCCTGGCGCCACCATGTTCGACGCCCTGGAGGCGTTGGCCCGCCACGAGGTCGGCGCGCTGATGGTGATGACGCACGACAAGCTGGTCGGCGTGATCTCCGAGCGCGACTACACGCGCAAGGTCGCGCTGCAGGGGCGCAACTCGAAGGAAGTGCTGGTGGCCGAGCTGATGACGGCCGACGTGCTGACCGTGACGCCGTCCAGCCGCACGCGCGAGTGCATGACACTGATGAGCCAGAAGCGGATCCGCCACCTGCCGGTGGTGGACGGCGACCGGGTGGTCGGCATGATCTCCATCCGCGACCTGATGGACGACATCATCGCGGACCACGAAGAGACCATCGAGCAGCTGCGCAACTACATCCAGAGCTGA
- a CDS encoding sensor histidine kinase, producing MPGARRPGARAAGLVLLLLVLACLADGAAAALQSPRHAVVLSAPTVERTPPPPGAGWQPVTLPDDAGYSRPALARAPAWYRIGLDYPDDPARQLQWAVYVPYFYDGGEIWLNGSLIGSVAERSATVHARTYRPQTALLPASLLRPGYNELAIRAMPSLDYPLRFPQVSVGPQDEIQPLHNRRLFWVRTVPELTVLVSLLVAGFVAFIWWRRPDESLYGLFGLAAVLWAVRTMTFLIDTLPVGLWQWWRVLYQCATGGFVIVMAVFTLHYAGMRRPWLDRALVAYGLVGPLWFALGGFGAEQAIARWWLGGMVGVGLLIIAVAFVYARRRGTLTAAALSAVMAFAVLVGIHDYLLTWDPRLLGRFFPEWTGHRIHLLHYGSNTLLLAMGALLTARFLRTLHSLEELNRTLETRVADRERALAENYARVAALEREHAAAEERQLIMRDLHDGLGSQLFTSLSRVERGDMDEAQIAGALRACIADMRLALDALASGEHDLGAALGNFMFRWEGQLLAAGVRSGWDIDMPEDGRTLSPHAALQLLRVAQEALTNVLKHAGATRVQVRLRRAGEMLEMEIEDNGRGLDPEPGRQGGRGLHNMRSRAERLGGSLELRSVVAGGCCVVLRLPMTVPAAAAA from the coding sequence ATGCCCGGAGCGCGCCGCCCCGGCGCGCGGGCGGCAGGGCTGGTGCTGCTCCTCCTGGTCCTGGCCTGCCTCGCGGACGGCGCCGCGGCGGCGCTGCAGTCGCCACGCCACGCCGTCGTGCTCTCGGCGCCGACGGTGGAGCGCACGCCGCCGCCGCCCGGCGCCGGCTGGCAGCCGGTGACCTTGCCCGACGACGCCGGCTATTCGCGCCCGGCGCTGGCGCGCGCGCCCGCCTGGTACCGCATCGGCCTCGACTACCCGGACGACCCCGCGCGCCAGTTGCAATGGGCCGTGTATGTGCCCTACTTCTACGACGGCGGCGAGATCTGGCTCAACGGCAGCCTGATCGGCAGCGTAGCGGAGCGCAGCGCGACGGTCCATGCGCGCACCTACCGGCCCCAGACGGCGCTGCTGCCCGCCTCGCTGCTGCGCCCGGGCTACAACGAGCTGGCGATCCGCGCCATGCCCTCCCTGGACTATCCGCTGCGCTTCCCGCAGGTCAGCGTCGGGCCGCAGGACGAGATCCAGCCGCTGCACAACCGGCGCCTGTTTTGGGTGCGCACGGTGCCCGAGCTCACGGTGCTGGTGTCGCTGCTGGTGGCCGGCTTCGTCGCCTTCATCTGGTGGCGCCGCCCGGACGAGTCGCTCTACGGCCTGTTCGGGCTGGCGGCGGTGCTGTGGGCCGTGCGAACCATGACCTTCCTCATCGACACGCTGCCCGTCGGCCTCTGGCAGTGGTGGCGCGTGCTCTACCAGTGCGCCACCGGCGGCTTCGTGATCGTGATGGCGGTGTTCACGCTGCACTACGCGGGCATGCGCCGGCCCTGGCTGGACCGGGCGCTGGTCGCCTACGGGCTGGTCGGGCCGCTGTGGTTCGCGCTCGGCGGCTTCGGGGCCGAGCAGGCCATTGCGCGCTGGTGGCTGGGCGGCATGGTGGGCGTGGGGCTGCTGATCATCGCGGTCGCATTCGTCTATGCGCGGCGTCGCGGCACGCTGACGGCCGCCGCGCTCTCGGCCGTCATGGCCTTCGCCGTGCTGGTGGGCATCCACGACTACCTGCTGACTTGGGACCCGCGCCTGCTCGGGCGCTTCTTCCCGGAATGGACCGGCCATCGCATCCACCTGCTGCACTACGGGTCCAACACCCTGCTGCTGGCCATGGGCGCGCTGCTGACGGCGCGCTTCCTGCGCACCCTGCATTCGCTGGAGGAGCTCAACCGCACGCTGGAGACGCGGGTGGCGGACCGCGAGCGCGCGCTGGCCGAAAACTATGCGCGCGTGGCCGCGCTGGAGCGCGAGCATGCCGCTGCGGAGGAGCGCCAGCTGATCATGCGCGACCTGCACGATGGCCTGGGCTCGCAGCTCTTCACCTCGCTGTCGCGGGTGGAACGCGGCGACATGGACGAGGCGCAGATCGCCGGCGCGCTGCGCGCCTGCATCGCCGACATGCGGCTGGCGCTGGACGCGCTGGCTTCCGGCGAGCACGACCTGGGCGCGGCGCTGGGCAACTTCATGTTCCGCTGGGAGGGCCAGCTGCTCGCGGCCGGCGTGCGCTCGGGCTGGGACATCGACATGCCCGAGGACGGGAGGACGCTCTCGCCGCATGCCGCGCTGCAATTGCTGCGCGTAGCGCAGGAGGCGCTGACCAACGTGCTCAAGCACGCCGGCGCCACGCGGGTCCAGGTGCGGCTGCGGCGCGCGGGCGAGATGCTGGAGATGGAGATCGAGGACAACGGCCGCGGCCTGGACCCCGAGCCCGGACGGCAGGGCGGCCGTGGCCTGCACAACATGCGCTCGCGCGCCGAGCGGCTGGGCGGCAGCCTGGAGCTGCGCTCAGTGGTCGCCGGCGGCTGCTGCGTCGTGTTGCGCCTGCCGATGACGGTACCTGCGGCAGCGGCGGCCTGA
- a CDS encoding THUMP domain-containing class I SAM-dependent RNA methyltransferase, producing the protein MNDLSLFLPCAAGVEDFLAQEVHALTGRAGDELLVLRGGVRVRADWRQALKLNLHSRLAQRVLIELAHAPYRSEHDLYDIAGGVAWELWFTPKNTFKIETTAQHSPLKSLNFATLRIKDAIADRFRAKANGVRPSIETQWPDARVFAHLDAEHCTLYIDTSGEPLFKRGWRQDKGDAPLKETLAAAMLAASGWWNPERGEVSPVPLYDPCCGSGTIVIEAAQLALGIAPGTQRRFGFEKLLPFQAHVWQALKAEAQAAVRQALPAPIFGSDVSHRMVDFAERNAERAGVASAVQLRGGDALQRMPPAESGVIVLNPPYGERIEVGGVAGDGRGNRGSRSSREEAQTEDGGEFFVQLASHWKKHYAGWTAWVLTPDLQLPKRMRLKESRRVPMWNGPIECRLFRFDMVAGSARGSRTVA; encoded by the coding sequence ATGAACGATCTTTCCCTTTTCCTGCCCTGCGCCGCCGGCGTGGAGGACTTCCTGGCCCAGGAGGTGCACGCGCTGACCGGCCGCGCCGGCGATGAGCTCCTGGTCCTGCGCGGCGGCGTGCGCGTGCGCGCCGACTGGCGCCAGGCCCTGAAGCTCAACCTGCACAGCCGGCTCGCGCAGCGCGTGCTGATCGAGCTGGCCCATGCGCCCTACCGCAGCGAGCACGATCTCTACGACATCGCCGGCGGCGTGGCCTGGGAGCTCTGGTTCACGCCGAAGAACACCTTCAAGATCGAGACCACGGCCCAGCACAGTCCGCTCAAGAGCCTCAACTTCGCGACCCTGCGCATCAAGGACGCGATCGCCGACCGCTTCCGCGCCAAGGCGAACGGCGTGCGCCCCAGCATCGAGACCCAGTGGCCCGACGCGCGCGTCTTCGCGCACCTCGACGCGGAGCACTGCACCCTCTACATCGACACTTCCGGCGAGCCGCTCTTCAAGCGCGGCTGGCGCCAGGACAAGGGCGACGCGCCGCTGAAGGAGACGCTGGCCGCGGCCATGCTGGCCGCCAGCGGCTGGTGGAACCCCGAGCGCGGCGAGGTCTCGCCGGTGCCGCTCTACGACCCCTGCTGCGGCAGCGGCACCATCGTCATCGAGGCCGCGCAGCTGGCGCTGGGCATCGCGCCCGGCACCCAGCGGCGCTTCGGCTTCGAGAAGCTGCTGCCCTTCCAGGCGCATGTGTGGCAGGCCCTCAAGGCCGAGGCGCAGGCCGCGGTGAGGCAGGCGCTGCCGGCCCCCATCTTCGGCTCCGACGTGTCGCACCGCATGGTCGACTTCGCCGAACGCAATGCCGAGCGCGCGGGCGTGGCCAGCGCCGTGCAGCTGCGCGGCGGCGATGCGCTGCAGCGCATGCCGCCCGCCGAGTCGGGCGTGATCGTGCTCAACCCGCCCTATGGCGAGCGCATCGAGGTCGGCGGCGTGGCGGGCGATGGCCGCGGCAATCGCGGCAGCCGCAGCAGCCGTGAAGAGGCCCAGACCGAGGACGGCGGCGAGTTCTTCGTGCAGCTCGCCAGCCACTGGAAGAAGCACTACGCCGGCTGGACCGCCTGGGTGCTCACGCCCGACCTGCAGCTGCCCAAGCGCATGCGGCTCAAGGAATCGCGCCGCGTGCCGATGTGGAACGGGCCGATCGAGTGCCGGCTGTTCCGCTTCGACATGGTCGCAGGCTCCGCGCGCGGCAGCAGGACGGTTGCATAA